The following are encoded in a window of Brassica napus cultivar Da-Ae chromosome C3 unlocalized genomic scaffold, Da-Ae chrC03_Random_46, whole genome shotgun sequence genomic DNA:
- the LOC125594716 gene encoding uncharacterized protein LOC125594716: MADLLNGRKQSLRGGGFRRFSAVANGGDKLGEISTCGHVEGTAVPDDDNDVLWRKRDGLVKLWIYGTLAPPLFKSSFKTGGTARDVWLRIENQFRNNKESRAIQLDNDLRTKEIGNQTVREFSQELKSIADLLENVDAPVSDKTLVMYMLNGLNEKFDHIINVIKHQKPYPTFEEARNMLELEETRLKKSTKVTASHKTMPLPLRRL; the protein is encoded by the exons ATTTACTGAACGGACGAAAACAAAGCTTAAGAGGCGGCGGTTTCCGGCGATTCTCAGCTGTGGCGAACGGTGGTGACAAACTTGGCGAAATCTCAACGTGCG GTCATGTCGAGGGTACAGCTGTACCAGATGATGACAACGACGTTTTATGGAGGAAGCGCGACGGCCTTGTCAAGCTCTGGATTTACGGGACGCTTGCACCACCGCTGTTCAAATCATCCTTCAAAACTGGTGGAACAGCCCGCGACGTGTGGCTGCGCATAGAGAACCAATTCCGAAACAACAAGGAGTCTCGGGCTATTCAGCTTGACAATGATCTCAGGACGAAGGAGATAGGGAATCAAACGGTTCGCGAGTTTTCTCAGGAACTCAAGTCAATCGCTGATCTACTTGAGAACGTTGATGCCCCTGTTTCAGACAAGACACTTGTCATGTACATGCTCAACGGGTTAAATGAGAAATTTGACCACATCATTAATGTGATCAAGCATCAGAAGCCTTATCCAACGTTTGAAGAAGCTCGCAACATGCTTGAGCTAGAAGAAACCCGGTTGAAGAAGTCTACCAAAGTCACTGCCTCACACAAAACAATGCCTCTTCCTCTACGGCGCTTGTAA